A genome region from Eremothecium cymbalariae DBVPG#7215 chromosome 4, complete sequence includes the following:
- a CDS encoding uncharacterized protein (similar to Ashbya gossypii AAL130W) yields MGKRFSESAAKKIAGQARKRDQEAAKNRAERERIEAEELLKWEEGARQPNQKKLLEEQKRQEKLQAKKERDEMLAAEEATLAKGGKGKKNGKK; encoded by the coding sequence ATGGGCAAAAGGTTTAGTGAGTCTGCAGCTAAGAAGATTGCTGGACAGGCTAGGAAGAGAGATCAAGAAGCGGCCAAGAATAGAGCAGAACGAGAACGGATTGAGGCAGaagagttgttgaaatgGGAGGAGGGAGCTCGGCAGCCAAATCAGAAGAAGCTTCTTGAGGAACAGAAACGACAGGAAAAGCTGCAAGCAAAAAAGGAGCGAGATGAGATGTTAGCAGCTGAGGAAGCGACGTTGGCGAAGGGGGGCAAAGGTAAAAAGAACGGTAAGAAATGA
- the PET130 gene encoding Pet130p (similar to Ashbya gossypii AAL129C) has protein sequence MPPKLALKQLSGMEHVAARICGPVCDSTLSVVHKVCLGNDGDVKLQYNFDTNLIRENLLLHDKKKNHYDIDEGLMNLKGILYSVTGYHFENKNSNSNARVFDCPYFSLLYYPPTHFLALARKSKPAIHITYPSEYLLNANVTSATASIHERLGVFKSNEMKARLLEVGGLLQSRGSLVPKDWSYLRVKIRKELRRSFLSEWCNLRGPEAVMAKIYLPKGIEVVPDISSLVISDILDSKGRPKEGVSKDGVYHYKIKIFPDCHTNDNFVDEVKCSVRHVANLNWDKLLIDKGARNWVDNANSNLNLSKLNRDLSKLEIPYKYHLIEHN, from the coding sequence ATGCCACCCAAGCTGGCTTTGAAACAACTTTCTGGGATGGAGCATGTTGCGGCTAGGATATGTGGGCCTGTGTGTGATTCAACATTGTCAGTCGTGCATAAGGTTTGTTTAGGtaatgatggtgatgtAAAGTTACAATACAACTTCGATACAAATTTGATAAGAGAAAATTTGCTTTTACatgataaaaagaagaatcattatgatattgatgaggGGCTTATGAATCTTAAAGGTATATTGTATTCGGTGACTGGGTaccattttgaaaataagaACTCAAATTCAAATGCGAGAGTATTCGACTGTCCCTACTTTTCTCTACTATACTATCCACCAACCCACTTCCTGGCACTTGCTCGCAAGAGTAAACCTGCCATTCATATAACGTACCCATCCGAGTATCTTCTTAATGCAAACGTTACAAGTGCAACAGCTAGCATCCATGAAAGACTAGGTGTTTTCAAAAGCAATGAGATGAAGGCTAGGCTGCTTGAAGTAGGAGGCTTATTGCAAAGTCGTGGTTCGTTGGTACCTAAAGATTGGTCGTACCTACGTGTAAAGATACGTAAAGAACTACGGCGCTCATTTCTAAGTGAGTGGTGTAACCTGAGAGGTCCTGAAGCTGTGATGGCTAAGATATATCTTCCGAAGGGGATTGAAGTTGTACCAGATATTTCTAGCCTGGTCATATCTGATATATTAGACAGTAAAGGGCGTCCCAAAGAAGGTGTATCCAAGGACGGTGTTTACCActataaaataaaaatatttccaGATTGTCACACCAATGACAATTTTGTCGATGAGGTCAAATGTAGTGTACGACATGTAGCAAACTTGAATTGGGACAAGTTACTGATTGATAAAGGGGCCCGAAATTGGGTGGATAATGCCAATTCCAACTTGAACCTCTCAAAGTTAAACCGTGATTTAAGTAAACTTGAGATACCATACAAGTATCATCTTATTGAACATAACTAG
- a CDS encoding Hsp20/alpha crystallin family protein (similar to Ashbya gossypii AAL128C) produces MSLSSPFFEFFDAINNEVAAFNNRLVNVARPATGALIKAGKNRVLGRNWPLEDTGLVPPVDMMEYHEKYEVNVSVPGMLSKEDINVEYHSANNEIIISGEIPIKEAEEGTSNWLLKERATGSFRRALEFPERPGIDVEKISGSYENGVLVLTIPKLSADDSAGSVKKITIGEKK; encoded by the coding sequence ATGTCACTTAGTTCACCATTTTTTGAGTTCTTTGATGCGATTAATAATGAGGTTGCCGCATTTAATAATAGGCTTGTTAATGTGGCACGACCAGCGACAGGTGCGTTGATTAAGGCGGGCAAAAATAGGGTATTGGGAAGAAACTGGCCCTTGGAGGATACTGGTCTTGTTCCGCCTGTTGACATGATGGAATATCATGAGAAGTACGAGGTCAATGTGTCAGTTCCAGGAATGCTTTCAAAGGAGGACATCAATGTGGAATACCATAGTGCGAACAATGAAATAATTATTTCTGGGGAAATACCAATTAAAGAGGCCGAGGAGGGAACGAGCAACTGGCTTTTGAAGGAGCGTGCTACTGGTAGTTTCCGTCGTGCTTTAGAGTTCCCTGAGAGGCCTGGAATTGATGTTGAGAAAATCTCTGGGAGTTATGAGAATGGAGTATTGGTTTTGACTATTCCCAAGTTGTCCGCTGATGACAGTGCTGGGTCCGTTAAAAAGATCACAATTGGCGAAAAAAAGTAG
- a CDS encoding M1 family metallopeptidase (similar to Ashbya gossypii AAL127W): MVSKSGNEGLEREILPGNVVPLHYDLRMEPNFEKFTFEGQVGIDLKVVDESVHSVELNNTDLEIHEATIGDTAASFIEYNEDLQRAKFTFSEKVFKGKGNVRLELKFSGHLNDNMAGFYRAKYEDKLTGETKYMATTQMEPTDARRAFPCFDEPNLKATFAITLVSDPVYTHLSNMDVKKEEICEESKKKWTFFNTTPLMSTYLVAFIVSELRYVENNDFRIPIRVYATPGNEHDGQYAADLTARTLKFFEDSFGIKYPLPKLDNVAVHEFSAGAMENWGLVTYRVVDLLLDTENSTLSRIQRVAEVVQHELAHQWFGNLVTMDWWEGLWLNEGFATWMSWYSCNEFEPGWKVWEEYIPDTLQSALALDALRSSHPIEVPVKKADEINQIFDAISYSKGSSLLRMISKWLGEEVFVKGVSNYLNKFKYRNAKTSDLWDSLSEASGKDVRNVMDIWTKKVGFPVIIVEELPDGKVKFTQHRYLSTGDVKPEEDEVLYPVFLSLKTKDGVDNNLVLNERSITIELKDTEFFKVNTDQAGNYITAYHDDRWKTLSTQANLLSVEDRTGLVADVKSLASSGYTSTASLLDLVTEWKNETSFVVWSQMISSLSSLKSAWLFEPDETNDAIDQFCRELVGPKATSLSWSFSDDESFASQRLKIELFSAACSYKVPEVYNAAIEMFDSYIAGDKKAIHPLIKPTVFNAVSKKGTEAYYEQLYKLYLNPGSSDEKLSALRALGKFDDPKLIQRTLGYLLDGTVLTQDIYVPIQGLRTHKKGALAVWSWLQENWDEVSKKLPPGLSMLGSVVSMSTNGFTSLDKVKDIKVFFANKSTKGFDQSLAQSFDSITTKYNWVSRERETVSKYLKDHGYLKDSKL, encoded by the coding sequence ATGGTTTCAAAAAGTGGAAACGAAGGTTTGGAGCGTGAAATACTTCCAGGCAATGTAGTTCCTTTGCATTATGATTTGCGTATGGAGCCTAACTTTGAGAAGTTTACATTTGAGGGGCAGGTTGGTATAGACTTGaaggttgttgatgaaagtGTCCATTCTGTTGAATTGAATAACACTGATCTAGAGATTCATGAGGCGACAATTGGTGATACAGCAGCTTCGTTTATTGAGTATAACGAAGATTTACAGCGGGCGAAATTTACGTTTTCTGAGAAGGTTTTTAAAGGTAAGGGAAACGTGCGGTTGGAGCTCAAGTTCAGTGGGCATTTGAATGATAACATGGCCGGTTTTTACAGGGCCAAGTATGAGGATAAGCTTACTGGAGAGACGAAGTATATGGCAACGACCCAGATGGAGCCTACTGACGCGCGTCGTGCTTTCCCTTGTTTTGACGAGCCTAACTTGAAGGCCACTTTCGCTATAACCCTTGTTTCCGATCCGGTGTATACTCATTTGTCGAATATGGATGTGAAGAAGGAAGAAATATGTGAAGAAAGCAAGAAGAAATGGACGTTCTTTAACACAACCCCTCTTATGTCCACGTACTTGGTTGCTTTTATTGTTTCTGAGTTGAGGTATGTTGAAAACAATGACTTCAGAATTCCTATCCGTGTGTATGCCACACCTGGTAACGAGCACGACGGCCAATATGCTGCAGACTTGACGGCCAGGACGTTGAAGTTCTTTGAGGACTCGTTTGGTATTAAGTATCCATTGCCTAAGTTAGACAACGTAGCTGTGCATGAGTTCAGCGCGGGTGCTATGGAAAACTGGGGGTTGGTTACTTACCGTGTTGTGGACTTGCTTTTAGACACTGAAAACTCGACTTTGAGTCGTATCCAAAGAGTCGCAGAGGTCGTGCAGCACGAGTTAGCGCACCAATGGTTTGGCAACTTGGTAACCATGGACTGGTGGGAAGGTTTATGGTTAAACGAAGGTTTTGCGACTTGGATGTCGTGGTATTCTTGTAACGAATTCGAACCGGGATGGAAGGTTTGGGAAGAGTATATCCCAGACACCTTGCAGAGTGCCTTGGCTTTAGACGCTTTACGTTCCTCCCATCCAATTGAAGTTCCTGTTAAAAAGGCGGACGAGATCAATCAGATTTTTGATGCTATTTCTTACTCTAAAGGTTCTTCCTTGTTAAGAATGATTTCAAAGTGGTTAGGAGAGGAGGTCTTTGTCAAAGGGGTTTctaattatttgaataagTTTAAGTATCGTAATGCCAAGACTAGTGATTTGTGGGATTCCTTGTCTGAGGCATCTGGGAAAGACGTTCGCAATGTTATGGACATCTGGACCAAGAAAGTCGGATTTCCTGTTATCATTGTTGAAGAGCTACCCGACGGTAAAGTTAAATTCACACAACACCGGTACTTGTCTACAGGTGATGTAAAGCCTGAAGAAGACGAAGTATTGTATCCAGTTTTCTTATCCTTAAAGACAAAGGATGGTGTGGACAAtaatttggttttgaatgAGAGATCTATTACTATTGAACTGAAGGACACAGAATTTTTCAAGGTCAACACAGACCAAGCAGGTAACTACATTACTGCTTACCACGATGATAGATGGAAAACTTTATCCACGCAGGCTAACTTGTTGTCTGTTGAAGATCGTACTGGTTTAGTTGCCGATGTAAAGTCATTGGCTTCTTCCGGATACACTTCCACAGCTAGCCTACTAGATTTGGTCACAGAGTGGAAGAATGAAACCTCTTTTGTTGTCTGGTCTCAAATGATCTCCAGTTTATCATCTTTGAAGTCTGCATGGCTCTTTGAACCGGATGAAACCAATGATGCTATTGACCAATTCTGCAGAGAACTAGTCGGACCAAAAGCCACTTCTTTGAGTTGGTCTTTTTCAGATGATGAGTCCTTTGCTTCTCAGCGTTTGAAAATAGAGTTGTTCTCAGCTGCATGCTCATATAAGGTCCCCGAGGTTTACAATGCTGCTATTGAGATGTTTGACAGTTATATTGCTGGTGATAAGAAGGCTATCCATCCTTTAATCAAACCAACAGTTTTCAATGCTGTGTCCAAGAAGGGGACCGAAGCCTATTATGAACAGCTTTACAAACTCTACTTGAATCCTGGTTCTAGTGATGAGAAATTGTCTGCACTGCGTGCCTTGGGTAAGTTCGATGACCCTAAGTTAATTCAAAGGACTTTGGGATATTTATTGGACGGAACTGTCTTGACCCAAGATATTTATGTTCCTATTCAGGGACTACGTACTCACAAAAAGGGTGCTCTTGCCGTGTGGAGCTGGTTACAAGAAAACTGGGATGAAGTGTCCAAAAAATTGCCTCCTGGACTTTCTATGCTAGGTTCTGTGGTTTCAATGTCCACAAACGGCTTTACCTCACTAGACAAGGTGAAAGATATTAAGGTATTCTTCGCTAACAAGTCCACTAAAGGTTTTGATCAAAGCTTGGCTCAGTCATTTGATAGTATCACTACTAAATATAACTGGGTCAGCAGAGAACGTGAAACTgtttccaaatatttgaaagacCATGGTTATTTAAAGGATTCTAAATTGTAA
- the DDE1 gene encoding Dde1p (similar to Ashbya gossypii AAL126C) encodes MLEFWILLQWIITVLLCLFTTNWVIQHVILDAKRDLHPVALTEQACTASVRKENETAVYRNILTPIGYPLSAGLSLSHGYQFRKGNFGDIWSTSMEVGKGNNRISFIDGHTSWTLGNINFKAKLLKNYFTEVKARNVGIVCSVATGPGFVSAIAGFMGTLESCIPHFLPSIPRNNMDLDVLIVDSWNCAAKLNGSEDWYKTIIVCDDSAMPADLPGNVTSFYQLIHDMNASDNKYEYEPTTSFDDDKELARVTNHNRDTTTFMQHCLVSSVSNFIKLFPINQELKNVDKLTIITEGMRSSQLMQTFIKVFGLLLFGGSISYSSSNDLTQIDTHTTLLFLSANNAGLRTMLDVCPTGFNKLKLSWAMSLLSEGVFSTVAQSSCNFSKLRCVYILNEVKDSNLVSSFPLEIPELKRNSVKRLTSRQLNVLRSLFGSRVVMELYSPYTIMGPIAQGNMYDYRIFPQKVDEVFTCYGTLSTSLEGKLIYTNSNPTLMPSKRQGMLVVRGFTIGKPLDEQRLSRALKLTAEFNGGEGWMPMVGVFGIWGTDGCFYEYK; translated from the coding sequence ATGCTAGAATTTTGGATACTACTCCAATGGATCATCACGGTCcttctttgtcttttcACCACTAACTGGGTGATACAACATGTGATCCTTGATGCTAAAAGGGACCTACATCCTGTTGCTTTAACAGAACAAGCCTGCACTGCTAGCGTCAGAAAGGAAAATGAGACCGCAGTTTATAGAAATATACTGACTCCAATTGGTTATCCATTGTCAGCCGGTTTAAGTTTAAGTCATGGATATCAGTTTAGAAAGGGAAACTTTGGTGATATTTGGTCAACTTCCATGGAAGTCGGTAAGGGAAATAACCgaatttcttttattgATGGACATACTTCCTGGACCTTGGGCAATATAAACTTTAAAGCAAAgctattgaagaattattTTACAGAAGTTAAGGCTAGAAATGTTGGAATTGTATGCTCAGTTGCCACTGGTCCTGGCTTTGTATCAGCCATAGCGGGTTTCATGGGCACTCTAGAATCCTGTATTCCTCATTTTCTGCCTTCTATACCACGCAATAATATGGATTTAGATGTCCTTATAGTTGATTCATGGAATTGTGCCGCTAAATTGAATGGAAGTGAAGATTGGTATAAAACTATCATTGTTTGTGATGATAGTGCAATGCCCGCAGACCTTCCTGGAAATGTGACCTCATTTTACCAACTTATCCATGACATGAATGCCAGCgataataaatatgaatatGAGCCGACGACCAGCTTTGATGACGACAAAGAGCTAGCCCGTGTTACTAATCACAACAGAGACACTACTACCTTCATGCAACACTGTTTGGTAAGTAGTGTCTCCAATTTTATCAAACTGTTTCCGATAAATCAGGAGTTGAAAAATGTAGATAAACTAACTATAATTACCGAGGGCATGAGATCTAGTCAGTTAATGCAGACATTTATTAAGGTGTTCGGCTTACTACTTTTTGGTGGTTCTATTTCTTACTCTAGCAGCAATGATTTGACACAAATTGATACTCACACGACCCTACTATTTTTGTCAGCTAATAATGCAGGACTTCGAACTATGCTCGATGTTTGTCCTACTGGTTTTAATAAGCTCAAACTTTCCTGGGCTATGTCACTTCTTAGTGAAGGGGTGTTTAGCACTGTTGCACAATCAAGCTgtaacttttcaaaacttaGATGTGTCTACATTCTCAATGAAGTGAAAGATAGTAATCTCGTTTCATCCTTTCCATTAGAAATCCCGGAATTAAAGCGTAATTCTGTTAAAAGATTAACAAGTAGACAGTTAAACGTGCTTAGATCATTATTTGGTTCTCGTGTTGTAATGGAATTATATTCTCCATATACAATCATGGGTCCAATTGCACAGGGAAACATGTACGATTATAGGATTTTCCCACAAAAGGTTGATGAGGTATTTACATGTTATGGAACGTTATCTACATCTTTAGAGGGTAAGTTGATATATACAAATTCTAACCCGACTCTAATGCCATCAAAAAGGCAAGGCATGCTGGTAGTACGTGGCTTTACAATTGGAAAGCCTCTAGATGAGCAGAGACTGAGCCGTGCTTTAAAATTAACAGCCGAATTTAACGGTGGAGAAGGATGGATGCCCATGGTGGGTGTCTTTGGTATCTGGGGGACTGATGGATGTTTCTACGAATACAAGTAA
- the RNH202 gene encoding Rnh202p (similar to Ashbya gossypii AAL125W) → MPPVLDGVVPEVGVFILPKCVSDAKVTVFELPHPSNNRSKKPIRVFIHNDVVYQLQTQKFSHGCPYTKEEDKANDRYHYTADNQTYKSAIVLNEHNPEESFVLESGTFEYHTKYDLTFSLCRYFYRSNVVDSEEDYIPDIIPTNTKPDFNFLTVRDWHDQLIDQDVPEWCHVPLSVLETSLERICDIVEEREENYFKINPEKITKWLAQKVLKILKVFPSSLPLPDDIPEEYLNDIKLAWSTNLLISLLPQQVYWMLRNYSDPEADIKNAFNVLEKYRAEITDKQKENNILIKAVMSAGLQQGSYNAGRQPRLATNTKAPTKKKVALGKGAIDAFFKKR, encoded by the coding sequence ATGCCTCCTGTTTTAGATGGTGTAGTGCCAGAGGTTGGAGTTTTTATCCTCCCAAAATGTGTTTCTGACGCCAAGGTGACCGTATTTGAGCTTCCTCATCCATCAAATAACAGATCTAAGAAACCTATTAGGGTATTTATTCACAACGATGTCGTGTATCAATTACAAACCCAGAAATTCAGTCATGGTTGTCCATATACCAAAGAGGAGGATAAAGCTAACGATAGGTATCATTACACTGCCGATAATCAGACTTATAAATCAGCAATTGTCCTTAATGAGCATAATCCTGAAGAGAGCTTTGTTTTAGAATCAGGGACTTTTGAATATCATACTAAATACGATCTGACATTCTCTCTATGCCGATATTTCTATCGTTCTAATGTTGTGGACAGCGAAGAAGACTATATACCAGATATTATTCCCACGAATACAAAACCTGacttcaactttttaacGGTAAGAGACTGGCATGATCAATTAATCGATCAAGATGTGCCGGAATGGTGTCATGTGCCATTAAGTGTTCTTGAGACCTCATTGGAAAGAATATgtgatattgttgaagaacGTGAGGAAAACTACTTCAAGATAAATCCAGAGAAGATTACTAAATGGTTAGCACAGAAAGTCCTCAAAATTCTAAAGGTGTTCCCTAGTTCATTACCATTGCCAGATGATATTCCAGAGGAGTATTTAAATGACATCAAACTAGCCTGGTCGACGAATTTGCTGATCTCATTGCTTCCCCAACAAGTGTATTGGATGTTGCGTAATTATTCTGATCCTGAGGCCGATATTAAGAATGCTTTTAATGTACTAGAAAAGTACAGAGCTGAGATTACTGACaaacagaaagaaaataacATCTTAATTAAAGCTGTGATGTCAGCCGGTCTACAGCAAGGCTCTTATAACGCAGGACGCCAACCACGTTTGGCTACCAATACTAAAGCCCctacaaagaaaaaggttGCACTTGGAAAAGGAGCAATTGAtgctttctttaaaaaacgGTGA
- the RRP45 gene encoding exosome non-catalytic core subunit RRP45 (similar to Ashbya gossypii AAL124W), with protein sequence MARDFEISNVESSFILDALRQNLRLDGRGFDQFREVKIEFGDEYGDVTVYLGETKVHCRTTAEISQPYDNRPFEGLFLISTEMSPMAGTQFEHGNNTGEDEVLISRIIEKSVRRSGALDLEGLCISAGSKCWSIRADVHFLDCDGGFIDASCIAVMASLLHFRKPDVTVFGERVTVHSIEEREAVPLGILHIPICVTFSFFNPDATEENIKGDSNKEISIIDASLKEEHLRDGVLTVTLNKNREVVQVLKAGGLPMDALTLMECCQKAYHITETITTQILDLIKEDSLKRNKHSTMLSAENPRES encoded by the coding sequence ATGGCCAGGGATTTTGAGATTTCAAATGTCGAATCTTCGTTTATTCTGGATGCATTGAGACAAAACCTCAGGCTTGATGGACGAGGGTTTGATCAATTTCGAGAAGTTAAAATAGAATTTGGTGATGAGTATGGAGATGTTACCGTATACCTTGGTGAAACGAAAGTTCACTGTAGGACAACCGCGGAAATATCACAGCCTTACGATAACCGGCCATTTGAAGGGTTGTTTCTAATATCTACAGAGATGTCTCCCATGGCTGGTACTCAGTTTGAACATGGAAATAATACTGGAGAAGATGAGGTTTTAATTTCACGAATAATCGAAAAATCCGTACGGAGGTCAGGTGCATTGGATCTAGAGGGCCTATGTATTTCAGCTGGCAGCAAATGTTGGTCTATTAGGGCTGACGTCCATTTTTTAGACTGCGATGGAGGTTTCATTGATGCAAGCTGCATTGCAGTGATGGCTTCTCTTTTACACTTTAGAAAGCCAGATGTTACGGTGTTTGGTGAGCGGGTAACTGTCCATTCTATAGAAGAACGAGAAGCCGTGCCATTGGGCATTTTACATATTCCAATATGTGTTaccttttccttttttaatcCAGACGCTACGGAGGAAAACATCAAGGGTGATTCCAATAAGGAGATTTCCATAATAGATGCCAGcttaaaagaagaacatcTCAGAGACGGCGTTCTCACAGTTACATTGAATAAAAACCGAGAAGTGGTCCAGGTGCTGAAGGCAGGTGGCTTACCAATGGATGCATTGACATTGATGGAGTGCTGTCAGAAGGCCTACCACATAACCGAAACTATAACAACCCAAATTCTGGACTTGATAAAGGAGGACTCACTCAAGAGGAATAAACATTCAACAATGTTAAGTGCTGAAAATCCCCGTGAGTCCTAG
- a CDS encoding uncharacterized protein (similar to Ashbya gossypii AAL123W), with product MCPITVDVCLIDLDGTIVDTTDAVEAAWNKLADKHEVDGAHISKDSHGRRASETFSHYFPKVDNTAVVREFERALFSQSHYVGLIPGANDLLLSLNRPTGGKPGEVFRDIKWAIVTSATPSLAHSWFDTILKKIGKPKVFITSADVSKGKPDPEGFQKAKEQLANVLGLDKDRARAVVFEDSPLGIRAAKAMAAIAVGITSSYSKDILYKSGADYVIEDLAQVSVVANDKDGITLEITGSMDRDSEDDGDYFDEEDEYEEDDDAYDDDDDDDDADVDDDNNNNNNNEPAAAKSNGKAADKK from the coding sequence atgtgCCCCATAACAGTTGATGTCTGTTTAATCGACTTAGATGGAACTATTGTAGACACTACTGACGCAGTAGAAGCTGCCTGGAATAAACTTGCCGACAAGCATGAAGTTGATGGTGCTCATATCTCGAAAGATTCTCACGGTCGGAGGGCTAGTGAGACGTTCTCTCACTATTTCCCAAAGGTTGATAACACAGCAGTGGTTAGAGAGTTTGAGCGTGCACTTTTTTCGCAGTCTCACTATGTGGGCTTGATTCCGGGTGCCAACGACTTGTTGCTTTCTTTAAATAGACCAACTGGGGGTAAGCCTGGGGAGGTCTTTCGCGATATTAAGTGGGCCATTGTGACTTCTGCTACTCCATCCTTGGCTCATTCATGGTTTGACacaattttgaagaagattgGCAAACCAAAAGTGTTCATTACTTCTGCAGACGTCAGTAAGGGCAAACCTGATCCTGAGGGTTTTCAGAAAGCTAAGGAACAATTGGCAAATGTGCTTGGTTTAGATAAGGATCGTGCTAGGGCAGTTGTGTTCGAGGATTCGCCTTTAGGAATCAGGGCCGCCAAAGCAATGGCGGCCATAGCTGTTGGTATAACATCTTCGTATAGTAAAGATATTCTCTACAAATCTGGTGCTGATTATGTTATCGAAGACTTGGCTCAAGTATCTGTTGTGGCTAACGATAAAGATGGAATCACTTTAGAAATTACTGGTAGTATGGATAGGGATTCAGAAGACGACGGTGACTattttgatgaggaagatgaatATGAGGAAGACGATGACGcttatgatgatgatgatgatgatgatgacgctgatgttgatgatgataataataataataataataatgaacCAGCTGCTGCAAAAAGCAATGGAAAAGCAGCAGACAAGAAATGA
- the MRX10 gene encoding Mrx10p (similar to Ashbya gossypii AAL122C), producing the protein MLSYIRTTYKINLNTVRSISSSRSPLPGSRSLRRSLLPGKSSYPESYNKPLAYKVSKFLKLKPVTSITTSEAYDLPKVIDLLNQKGYQPVNLIPDEIVTFKYFHDGHQGDVMIIRQNGTVVAWGLDESSQMENILPLVDEARINPLKEKQYESEDLDYVELDTTESWTQLHDITNRGEANESFVEGDLIVINSISANHGMLDKAALSGGLSRSTRLSVLEAALESHIAKTKKFTELLSSGKKLNFTENHILESTGRLFLIRGNLNLYSELIETPDLYWSEPDLEKLYEKISRNLDIQPRITILNKKLDYATDESRALLSVLNEKKSTKLEWIIIWLISVEVCFELFHFYEKYKTITEDEAKQESYI; encoded by the coding sequence ATGCTGAGTTACATAAGAACAACTTACAAGATCAATCTTAATACAGTTAGAAGTATATCTTCCAGCCGCAGCCCTTTACCAGGTTCCCGTTCACTACGACGTTCTTTGTTGCCTGGAAAGTCATCGTATCCTGAGAGTTACAACAAACCTTTAGCATATAAAGTGTCCAAATTCCTAAAACTCAAACCTGTAACATCAATAACAACATCAGAGGCTTATGATTTACCGAAAGTTATTGACTTGCTTAATCAAAAGGGGTATCAGCCTGTTAATTTAATACCTGATGAGATTGTCACCTTTAAATACTTCCACGATGGCCACCAGGGAGATGTAATGATAATTCGACAAAATGGTACTGTAGTGGCTTGGGGATTAGATGAGTCTTCACAGATGGAAAATATTCTTCCACTGGTTGATGAAGCCAGAATAAATCCTTTAAAAGAGAAGCAGTACGAGAGTGAAGATCTTGACTATGTTGAACTGGACACCACTGAGAGTTGGACACAATTGCATGATATCACAAATAGAGGCGAAGCGAATGAAAGCTTTGTCGAAGGTGATCTAATTGTAATTAATAGTATTTCTGCTAACCATGGTATGTTAGATAAAGCAGCACTTTCTGGCGGCCTTTCACGCAGTACGAGGCTGTCAGTGCTAGAAGCTGCTTTAGAATCACATATTGCAAAGACTAAGAAGTTTACTGAGTTACTATCCAGtggaaagaaattgaattttACTGAAAATCATATCTTAGAAAGCACAGGAAGGTTGTTTCTCATAAGAGGAAATCTTAATCTTTACTCAGAACTAATTGAAACGCCTGATCTGTATTGGAGTGAACCTGATTTGGAAAAGCTGTACGAAAAGATTTCCAGGAACCTGGATATTCAGCCCAGAATCACCATCCTCAACAAGAAGTTAGACTACGCTACCGATGAATCACGGGCACTACTGTCGGTGTtgaatgaaaagaaaagcaCAAAGCTGGAATGGATCATCATTTGGTTAATCAGTGTAGAAGTGTGTTTTGAGCTATTCCACTTCTATGAAAAGTACAAAACTATAACTGAAGATGAAGCCAAACAAGAATCATACATATAG